TCGCCGGCGAGTCCTTGATGGCGTTGGGCAGCGCGTTCGCCAGCTTGTTGACCAGCGGCAGCTGCTCCTTGCCCTGCCACACGGCCGCCAGACGAGGCCGCCAGTAGGGGTTGAAGAAGTTGGGCTGCTCGGTCCAGTTGCCGGGCCGGTGGTAGTACGTCTGGCCGCGCGAGATGACGTTCATCCCCGTCACCAGGTCCCACCCGCCGACGGAGATCTTCATCCGGTCGTTGTCCAGGTCCAGCGTCGTGGGCGACTGGCCGAAGGCGAACTTGAGCTTGCCGCTGGAGTTGAGCCGGCCCGGCCCGTTGTGCGTGGCACCGGTGGCGTCGGCCTTGTCGTTGTGCAGCTGCTTCGTGTCCTTGTTGAGCATCACCCAGGCGGAGGGCTGGTTGAAGTCGTCCTTGCGCTCGGCCATGGCGGTGGTGCTGGCGTCCTCGCCGAAGCCTCCCGCGCAGTCCTTCGCGTAGTCGCCCGGTTCGAAGTGAGGGAAGGGGGCCAGACCCTCCCAGGGGTGGTTGTCGTCATCCGGATCGATGCGGACGTTGGCCACGAAGATGGACATGTCGTCGAAGACGCACTTGCCGAGGAGCCTCGCGAGGCAGGGCTTGGACTCGTAGAGGCCCACCTCCCGGTCGTTCTGGTTCTTGGCCTGCCCGGGGAAGACCACGCGCCAGTGGATGCCGTTCTCGCGCAGGTCCGTCCTGCTCATGGCCCAGATGCTGGTCTTGAGCGTGTCGTTCTTCTCCTCGCGCGGATCGCCCCAGCAGTCACGCCAGGTCCGCTCATCGCTTTTGCTCGGCTCCTTGGGGCAGCGGAAGGGGTTGTTGATGCTGGCGATCTTGATGTCGATCTTCGACGGTCCCGGCAGCTTGATGTAGTACGGGTCGTCCGCGCCGAGCACGTCACCCTGGCCGAGCATGCCCATGGGCAGGTTGGGCAGGTCGTTGGCCTCGCGGATCTTGTTGCGGCGCTTGGAGGCATCGCCCTTGGTGGCCTCCATGCCGCCGAAGCCGAGCCGGTAGGTGAGGAAGCGCGTCTGCCCCCACTTGGGGAAGTCGTTGAGGAAGGACTCCAGCGGCTTGAGCCAGCTGGGGATGGGCATGAGGCTTCCCAGCCGGCGGTCGGTGACCATCGTCTCCGGGCAGATGCCGGTCTTCGAGTCACAGGGGAAGCGCGTGGCGTTGGTGATGCCCGCCATCACCCGCTTGGCCCGGGCCACCTTGTCGGTCTCGTCCCGCTTCGTCGGATCCAACGTGTCGAACGGGTTGACCGGACTGAAGGGCGTGCCGTTGGCCTCCTTGTAGTGCGTGCGGTTGTAGAGGCACTGGTTGATGACCCCCGCCACCGTCTGCGGGATGAGCGAGTCCACGTTGGGATCGTTCGCCTTGATGATGGTGTTGGAGGTCCCCAGCACGTACGAGGACGTGGACAGCATCACCGCGGTGGCCGCGCCGGCCATCACCGAATTGAGCATCCGGTGTCCTGGCACGACCACCTTGCCTATGACCTGGTCGATGGGCTCCATCACCCCCTTCATGAGGAGCAGCATCCCCCGGAGGATGGTGTAGATGGTGTCCAGCGCCTTCATGATGACGTTGATGTAGGGCAGTTTGTCGAGGACGGCGCAGATGAGCTTCCAGACCCCGCTGCGGCTGTTCTTGGGGAAGCACGGGCCGATGGTGCGCATGAGCCCGAAGATGTCCGTCAGGAAGGCCTGGACGAAGAAGATGAACGAGTCCAGCGACTGCCACAGCATCGCGGACACGTAGTGGGACACCTGCGTGCGGTTGGTGAACGCGTAGAAGTTGAACGCGCGCGCCTCCATGGCCGCGGTGGAGTAGGCCGCCGCGTCCGCCGTGTTCTGCAGGCGGATCCGCTCGTGCACACCGTGCCCGATGTTGACCGTGGTGATGAGCGCGATGCTCAGGATGAGCATCAGCAGGCAGGCCAGGACGAGTGCCTGGCCTTCCTGGCGCTCGAGGCTGCGTCGGAGAGCGCGGGTCACCATGGCGTCACAATCCCCAGTCCGGGTTCAGGTGCATCAACCACTTGTAATAGAAGTTCGACTGCATCCTCATGCTGTAGGTGGCCGTCAGCGGGATGAAGTAGCGCTTGCCCACCAGCTTCGAGACGAGCGGGATGCTGCCGGTGGCCAGCCCCCACAGCACGGTCATCTCCACCGTGTAGAGCGTGTTGTAGCCCTTCTGGTGGTCCAACCCCTTCACGGGCACCATCGCCACGTCCTTCATC
This is a stretch of genomic DNA from Archangium violaceum. It encodes these proteins:
- a CDS encoding TadE/TadG family type IV pilus assembly protein, with amino-acid sequence MVTRALRRSLERQEGQALVLACLLMLILSIALITTVNIGHGVHERIRLQNTADAAAYSTAAMEARAFNFYAFTNRTQVSHYVSAMLWQSLDSFIFFVQAFLTDIFGLMRTIGPCFPKNSRSGVWKLICAVLDKLPYINVIMKALDTIYTILRGMLLLMKGVMEPIDQVIGKVVVPGHRMLNSVMAGAATAVMLSTSSYVLGTSNTIIKANDPNVDSLIPQTVAGVINQCLYNRTHYKEANGTPFSPVNPFDTLDPTKRDETDKVARAKRVMAGITNATRFPCDSKTGICPETMVTDRRLGSLMPIPSWLKPLESFLNDFPKWGQTRFLTYRLGFGGMEATKGDASKRRNKIREANDLPNLPMGMLGQGDVLGADDPYYIKLPGPSKIDIKIASINNPFRCPKEPSKSDERTWRDCWGDPREEKNDTLKTSIWAMSRTDLRENGIHWRVVFPGQAKNQNDREVGLYESKPCLARLLGKCVFDDMSIFVANVRIDPDDDNHPWEGLAPFPHFEPGDYAKDCAGGFGEDASTTAMAERKDDFNQPSAWVMLNKDTKQLHNDKADATGATHNGPGRLNSSGKLKFAFGQSPTTLDLDNDRMKISVGGWDLVTGMNVISRGQTYYHRPGNWTEQPNFFNPYWRPRLAAVWQGKEQLPLVNKLANALPNAIKDSPAKIITH